One window of Nocardioides dongkuii genomic DNA carries:
- a CDS encoding primosome assembly protein PriA (binding of PriA to forked DNA starts the assembly of the primosome, also possesses 3'-5' helicase activity), which yields MSPDPPGSRVPPALPEQPELLPGMVRATVAASQAKARATRARKVAEAPVSEVDPVARVLVDLPLAHLDRPFDYAVPATMAEAAQPGVRVKVRFAGQDVDGYVVARAATSEHPGRLAPLRRVVSPEPVLAPQVAALTAELAERYAGTRSDVLRLAVPARHATTEKEPSPAPDAPARHDADAARAAWADHEHATAFLAHLAAGGSPRAVWGARPGTDWPLLLAHAAAATLAGGRGALLVVPDRRDVDRVDRALGEVLGPGHHVALTADSGPARRYRDFLAVSRGARRVVVGTRAAAFAPVHDLGLVAVWDDGDDLLAEPRAPYPHAREVLLLRSEREDAAALVGGFARTVEAAYLLRTGWARELVAPRAAVRAALTVTVAGATDLDVERDVHARAARMPRQVRDTVRDGLAAGPVLVQTPRTGYATSLACERCRTPARCGTCAGPLALSGPTAPPACRWCGTAAEAWACAECGHHGLRAPVLGDARTAEELGRAFPGVRVLTSSGDRVLAEVEDRPTIVVATPGAEPVARGGYAAVVLLDAWLALGRADLRTDEEALRRWSNAVGLVRPGGRALVVGDPAHPAVQALVRWDHGGFADRESAERQAAHLPPASRLATLSGDPGAVDDAVTLLDLPEGAEVLGPVETEEGSRVVVRVPRARGAALAHALGEVQRVRSSRKLDPVRIQVDPYSL from the coding sequence ATGAGCCCCGACCCGCCCGGCAGCCGCGTGCCGCCGGCCCTGCCCGAGCAGCCCGAGCTGCTGCCGGGCATGGTCCGGGCGACGGTCGCGGCGTCCCAGGCGAAGGCCCGCGCCACCCGCGCGCGCAAGGTCGCCGAGGCCCCGGTGAGCGAGGTCGACCCGGTCGCCCGGGTGCTGGTCGACCTGCCGCTCGCCCACCTCGACCGGCCCTTCGACTACGCCGTCCCGGCCACGATGGCCGAGGCCGCGCAGCCGGGCGTGCGGGTCAAGGTGCGCTTCGCCGGCCAGGACGTCGACGGGTACGTCGTGGCGCGCGCCGCGACCTCCGAGCACCCGGGGCGGCTCGCGCCGCTGCGCCGGGTGGTGAGCCCCGAGCCGGTGCTCGCCCCCCAGGTCGCGGCGCTCACCGCCGAACTCGCCGAGCGGTACGCCGGCACCCGGTCCGACGTGCTCCGCCTCGCGGTCCCGGCGCGGCACGCCACCACCGAGAAGGAGCCGTCGCCGGCGCCCGACGCCCCCGCCCGGCACGACGCCGATGCGGCCCGCGCCGCGTGGGCCGACCACGAGCACGCCACCGCGTTCCTGGCCCACCTCGCGGCCGGCGGCAGCCCGCGGGCGGTGTGGGGGGCCCGCCCCGGCACGGACTGGCCGCTGCTGCTCGCCCACGCCGCGGCCGCCACCCTCGCCGGGGGCCGCGGCGCGCTCCTCGTGGTGCCCGACCGCCGCGACGTCGACCGCGTCGACCGCGCGCTGGGTGAGGTGCTCGGCCCCGGCCACCACGTGGCGCTGACCGCCGACTCCGGCCCGGCCCGCCGCTACCGCGACTTCCTGGCGGTCAGCCGCGGCGCCCGCCGGGTCGTCGTCGGCACCCGCGCGGCGGCGTTCGCGCCCGTCCACGACCTGGGCCTGGTGGCGGTCTGGGACGACGGCGACGACCTGCTCGCCGAGCCGCGCGCGCCGTACCCCCACGCCCGGGAGGTGCTGCTGCTGCGCTCGGAGCGGGAGGACGCCGCGGCCCTGGTCGGCGGGTTCGCGCGCACGGTCGAGGCGGCGTACCTGCTGCGCACGGGCTGGGCCCGCGAGCTCGTCGCCCCCCGGGCCGCCGTCCGCGCGGCGCTGACCGTGACCGTCGCCGGTGCCACCGACCTCGACGTCGAGCGCGACGTGCACGCGCGCGCCGCCCGGATGCCGCGCCAGGTGCGCGACACGGTCCGCGACGGCCTCGCCGCCGGGCCGGTGCTGGTGCAGACCCCCCGCACCGGCTACGCGACCAGCCTGGCCTGCGAGCGCTGTCGCACCCCGGCCCGGTGCGGCACCTGCGCGGGCCCGCTGGCGCTGTCCGGGCCGACGGCGCCGCCGGCCTGCCGCTGGTGCGGCACCGCCGCGGAGGCCTGGGCGTGCGCGGAGTGCGGCCACCACGGCCTGCGCGCCCCCGTGCTCGGCGACGCGCGCACCGCGGAGGAGCTGGGCCGGGCGTTCCCCGGCGTCCGGGTGCTGACGTCGTCCGGCGACCGGGTGCTGGCCGAGGTCGAGGACCGGCCCACCATCGTGGTCGCCACCCCCGGCGCGGAGCCGGTCGCCCGGGGCGGGTACGCCGCGGTCGTGCTGCTCGACGCCTGGCTCGCGCTGGGGCGGGCCGACCTGCGCACCGACGAGGAGGCACTGCGGCGGTGGAGCAACGCCGTGGGCCTGGTGCGGCCGGGCGGCCGCGCGCTCGTGGTGGGCGACCCCGCGCACCCGGCGGTCCAGGCGCTGGTGCGCTGGGACCACGGCGGCTTCGCCGACCGCGAGTCGGCGGAGCGGCAGGCTGCCCACCTGCCGCCGGCGTCCCGTCTGGCGACGCTCAGCGGCGACCCGGGCGCCGTCGACGACGCCGTGACCCTGCTCGACCTGCCGGAGGGCGCCGAGGTGCTCGGGCCGGTCGAGACCGAGGAGGGCTCGCGTGTCGTCGTCCGGGTGCCCCGGGCCCGGGGCGCGGCCCTGGCCCACGCGCTGGGCGAGGTGCAGCGGGTGCGCTCGAGCCGCAAGCTCGACCCGGTGCGGATCCAGGTCGACCCGTACTCCCTGTGA
- a CDS encoding alpha/beta fold hydrolase has product MERLLRVNGVDLCVETFGDPTDAAILLIAGMSCSMDWWEDGLCERLASGQRHVVRYDFRDTGRSTTYPPGEPGYTGADLRADAVALLDALGVASAHLVGMSMGGAVAQGIAVEHPGLVTTLTLVSTTPALEGAPSGLPPMTPEMAESLRALGRRPAPDWADGPAVVDRLVAEQRAFMRAGFEEGRVRAVARRVVARSADLASMGNHALLEPGPDPHGTLLDLAAPTLVVHGTADPLFPLGHGRALARAVRHGSLLALAGVGHEPPPPSTWDVVVPAVLQHTSPRAVSRRPRRSRAPR; this is encoded by the coding sequence ATGGAACGCCTGCTGCGGGTCAACGGCGTCGACCTGTGCGTGGAGACCTTCGGCGATCCCACGGACGCGGCGATCCTGCTGATCGCGGGGATGTCGTGCTCCATGGACTGGTGGGAGGACGGCCTCTGCGAGCGGCTCGCCTCCGGGCAGCGGCACGTGGTGCGCTACGACTTCCGCGACACCGGTCGCTCGACGACGTACCCGCCGGGGGAGCCGGGCTACACCGGGGCCGACCTGCGCGCCGACGCCGTGGCGCTGCTCGACGCGCTCGGCGTCGCCTCCGCCCACCTGGTCGGCATGTCGATGGGCGGCGCGGTCGCGCAGGGCATCGCGGTCGAGCACCCCGGGCTCGTGACCACGCTGACCCTGGTCTCCACGACGCCGGCCCTGGAGGGCGCGCCCTCCGGCCTGCCGCCGATGACGCCCGAGATGGCGGAGTCCCTCCGCGCCCTCGGGCGGCGGCCCGCCCCGGACTGGGCGGACGGTCCCGCGGTCGTGGACCGGCTGGTGGCCGAGCAGCGCGCCTTCATGCGCGCCGGCTTCGAGGAGGGACGGGTGCGGGCCGTGGCCCGCCGGGTGGTCGCGCGGTCCGCCGACCTCGCGTCGATGGGCAACCATGCGCTGCTCGAGCCCGGGCCGGACCCGCACGGCACCCTGCTCGACCTCGCCGCCCCGACGCTCGTCGTCCACGGCACCGCTGACCCGCTGTTCCCCCTCGGTCACGGGCGGGCGCTCGCGCGGGCGGTCCGGCACGGCTCCCTGCTGGCCCTGGCCGGGGTCGGTCACGAGCCCCCGCCACCCTCGACCTGGGACGTCGTCGTGCCGGCGGTCCTGCAGCACACCTCGCCGCGTGCGGTCAGTCGTCGACCGCGTCGATCCCGCGCTCCACGATGA
- the ppk2 gene encoding polyphosphate kinase 2, with translation MLRDVRDYIDKLHINGHTIGEDVDDDPVLLDPQGRAVDTWREGYPYEERMGQQEYEETKYRLQVELLKFQRWAADSDTKHVLLFEGRDAAGKGGTIQRFMEHLNPRYARTVALSKPNNREQGQWYFQRYVRHLPSGGEMVLFDRSWYNRAGVERVMDFVSPSDYEQFMSQVPQFERMLVDSGISLTKFWFSVTRSEQRTRFIIRQVDPVRQWKLSPIDLESLDKWDDYTEAKEAMIRRTDTDWAPWTTVRSNDKKRARVNAMRHFLSRFDYEDKDPDAVGVPDPLIVERGIDAVDD, from the coding sequence ATGCTGCGCGACGTCCGGGACTACATCGACAAGCTCCACATCAACGGTCACACCATCGGAGAGGACGTCGACGACGACCCCGTCCTGCTCGATCCGCAGGGCCGGGCGGTCGACACCTGGCGGGAGGGCTACCCCTACGAGGAGCGGATGGGGCAGCAGGAGTACGAGGAGACCAAGTACCGGCTGCAGGTCGAGCTGCTGAAGTTCCAGCGCTGGGCCGCCGACTCCGACACCAAGCACGTGCTGCTCTTCGAGGGCCGCGACGCCGCCGGCAAGGGTGGCACGATCCAGCGGTTCATGGAGCACCTCAACCCCCGGTACGCGCGGACGGTGGCGCTGTCGAAGCCGAACAACCGCGAGCAGGGCCAGTGGTACTTCCAGCGCTACGTCCGGCACCTGCCGTCCGGCGGCGAGATGGTGCTCTTCGACCGGTCCTGGTACAACCGCGCCGGCGTCGAGCGGGTGATGGACTTCGTCTCCCCGTCGGACTACGAGCAGTTCATGTCCCAGGTCCCGCAGTTCGAGCGGATGCTCGTCGACAGCGGCATCTCGCTCACCAAGTTCTGGTTCTCGGTCACCCGCTCGGAGCAGCGCACCCGGTTCATCATCCGGCAGGTCGACCCGGTGCGGCAGTGGAAGCTCTCCCCCATCGACCTGGAGTCCCTGGACAAGTGGGACGACTACACCGAGGCCAAGGAGGCGATGATCCGGCGCACCGACACCGACTGGGCACCGTGGACGACGGTGCGCAGCAACGACAAGAAGCGCGCCCGGGTCAACGCCATGCGGCACTTCCTCTCCCGCTTCGACTACGAGGACAAGGACCCCGACGCCGTCGGCGTGCCGGACCCGCTCATCGTGGAGCGCGGGATCGACGCGGTCGACGACTGA
- the def gene encoding peptide deformylase: MAVQPIRLFGDPVLRRPAIEVVDFDKELRRLVSDLTDTMLAAPGAGLAAPQIGVGVRVFTWNVDGEVGHLVNPVLDLSEETQDGPEGCLSIPDLTFDCRRALRAVARGFDMHGEPVTIEGTEYLARALQHETDHLDGVLFLDRLDGDTRKAAMKAIRESEWFGLERPTVKVSPHPTRGLGL; this comes from the coding sequence GTGGCCGTCCAGCCCATCCGCCTCTTCGGTGACCCGGTCCTGCGCAGGCCCGCCATCGAGGTCGTCGACTTCGACAAGGAGCTGCGCCGGCTGGTCTCCGACCTCACCGACACGATGCTCGCCGCGCCCGGAGCGGGTCTCGCGGCACCGCAGATCGGGGTCGGCGTGCGGGTCTTCACCTGGAACGTCGACGGCGAGGTCGGCCACTTGGTGAACCCGGTCCTCGACCTGTCCGAGGAGACCCAGGACGGGCCGGAGGGCTGCCTGTCCATCCCGGACCTGACCTTCGACTGCCGGCGCGCCCTGCGGGCCGTGGCCCGCGGGTTCGACATGCACGGCGAGCCGGTGACCATCGAGGGCACCGAGTACCTCGCCCGGGCGCTGCAGCACGAGACCGACCACCTCGACGGCGTGCTGTTCCTCGACCGCCTCGACGGCGACACCCGCAAGGCCGCGATGAAGGCGATCCGGGAGTCGGAGTGGTTCGGCCTCGAGAGACCGACCGTCAAGGTCAGCCCGCACCCGACCCGAGGGCTGGGTCTCTGA
- the fmt gene encoding methionyl-tRNA formyltransferase has translation MRLVFAGTPEVAVPALDAIAASRHELVGVVTRPDAPAGRGRKLLASPVAQRAAELGVPVLKPEHPRDPAFQDELRALAPDCCPVVAYGALLPQSALDIPPLGWVNLHFSCLPAWRGAAPVQHAIWAGDEVTGATTFRIVREMDAGPTFGVMTERIRPTDTAGDLLGRLAEGGAGLLVTTLDHLEEGTIDARPQPVDGISMAPKITVEDARVDWTEPAAAVDRRIRACTPGPGAWSTHAGERLKVGPVALEPDVELAPGTLEVRKNAVLVGTGTHAVRLGEVKAFGKKQMPAADWARGVRLETGTVLGAD, from the coding sequence ATGCGGCTGGTCTTCGCCGGCACCCCGGAGGTCGCGGTCCCCGCGCTGGACGCGATCGCGGCCTCGCGGCACGAGCTGGTCGGCGTGGTCACGCGCCCCGACGCGCCCGCGGGACGGGGACGCAAGCTCCTCGCCAGCCCCGTGGCGCAGCGGGCCGCGGAGCTCGGCGTACCCGTGCTGAAGCCGGAGCACCCGCGCGACCCGGCGTTCCAGGACGAGCTGCGGGCGCTGGCGCCCGACTGCTGCCCGGTGGTGGCGTACGGCGCGCTGCTGCCGCAGTCGGCGCTGGACATCCCGCCGCTGGGCTGGGTCAACCTGCACTTCTCCTGCCTGCCCGCCTGGCGCGGGGCCGCGCCGGTGCAGCACGCGATCTGGGCCGGTGACGAGGTGACCGGCGCGACGACGTTCCGCATCGTCCGCGAGATGGACGCCGGCCCGACGTTCGGCGTGATGACCGAGCGGATCCGGCCCACCGACACCGCCGGCGACCTGCTCGGCCGGCTCGCGGAGGGCGGGGCCGGCCTGCTGGTCACCACCCTCGACCACCTCGAGGAGGGCACCATCGACGCGCGCCCCCAGCCGGTGGACGGCATCAGCATGGCGCCGAAGATCACCGTCGAGGACGCCCGGGTCGACTGGACCGAGCCCGCGGCGGCGGTGGACCGCCGGATCCGCGCGTGCACGCCCGGCCCCGGGGCCTGGTCCACCCACGCCGGCGAGCGGCTCAAGGTCGGTCCGGTCGCGCTGGAGCCCGACGTCGAGCTCGCCCCCGGCACGCTCGAGGTCCGCAAGAACGCCGTGCTCGTCGGCACCGGCACCCACGCGGTGCGGCTCGGGGAGGTCAAGGCGTTCGGCAAGAAGCAGATGCCGGCAGCCGACTGGGCGCGCGGCGTGCGCCTGGAGACGGGCACGGTCCTCGGTGCCGACTGA
- a CDS encoding MmcQ/YjbR family DNA-binding protein → MPTDPAADRPATPGDVDEICRALPEVELGTSWGDVPTYLVGGRGFVLFRKPHASAVDPGTGEEYDDLLVIVTPGPAEKQALVDDARLPFFTIDHFARTNAVLVQQSRLGELGRAELAEVITDAWAARAPKRLVREHLGDG, encoded by the coding sequence GTGCCGACTGACCCGGCCGCGGACCGCCCGGCGACGCCCGGGGACGTCGACGAGATCTGCCGCGCGCTGCCCGAGGTCGAGCTCGGCACCTCGTGGGGCGACGTCCCGACGTACCTGGTCGGCGGGCGGGGGTTCGTGCTCTTCCGGAAGCCGCACGCCTCGGCCGTCGACCCCGGGACCGGCGAGGAGTACGACGACCTGCTGGTCATCGTCACGCCGGGACCGGCCGAGAAGCAGGCGCTCGTCGACGACGCGCGGCTGCCGTTCTTCACCATCGACCACTTCGCGCGCACCAACGCCGTGCTCGTGCAGCAGTCGCGGCTGGGCGAGCTGGGCCGCGCCGAGCTCGCCGAGGTGATCACCGACGCCTGGGCCGCCCGAGCGCCGAAGCGACTCGTGCGAGAGCACCTCGGCGATGGCTGA
- a CDS encoding RsmB/NOP family class I SAM-dependent RNA methyltransferase, whose product MAEPRRQGGRRADRARTDPARVAALEVLKAVRVDDAYANLVLPGVLREHGLSGRDAAFTTELVSGTLRRQGTYDAVLAACIDRPLAQVAAKVLDALRLGAHQLLAMRVPPHAAISTTVDLARAKAGPGAASFANAVLRAVSERDLDAWIERIAPDPGADPVRHASVAFSHPAWIVEELRRAVGPEQLHALLAADNEPPRVTLVARPGWSTREELPGTPTAYSPYGVVLDGGDPGAVPAVAEGRAGVQDEGSQLVAAALAVATVEGSDARWLDLCAGPGGKAALLAAIAAERGASLVATERQPHRARLVRRAVAAAGGGTVAVLAADGTTPPFRPATFDRVLVDAPCTGLGALRRRPEARWRRRPDDLVDLVALQRALLGSALDLVRPGGVVLYATCSPVLAETSGVVTAVLDHRPDVRLEDATALLPQVPDCAGPIPGTVQLWPHRHGTDAMFLALLRRG is encoded by the coding sequence ATGGCTGAGCCGCGCCGGCAGGGCGGCCGCCGGGCCGACCGCGCGCGCACCGACCCCGCCCGGGTCGCGGCGCTCGAGGTGCTCAAGGCGGTCCGGGTCGACGACGCCTACGCCAACCTCGTGCTGCCCGGCGTGCTCCGCGAGCACGGGCTCTCCGGCCGCGACGCGGCGTTCACCACCGAGCTGGTCTCCGGGACGCTGCGCCGCCAGGGCACGTACGACGCGGTGCTCGCCGCCTGCATCGACCGGCCGCTGGCGCAGGTCGCGGCGAAGGTGCTCGACGCGCTGCGCCTGGGCGCCCACCAGCTGCTGGCGATGCGGGTACCGCCGCACGCCGCGATCAGCACCACCGTCGACCTCGCGCGGGCCAAGGCCGGCCCGGGTGCGGCCTCCTTCGCGAACGCCGTGCTCCGCGCGGTGTCCGAGCGCGACCTCGACGCGTGGATCGAGCGGATCGCGCCCGACCCCGGTGCGGACCCGGTCCGGCACGCCTCGGTCGCGTTCAGCCACCCGGCCTGGATCGTCGAGGAGCTGCGCCGGGCGGTCGGGCCCGAGCAGCTGCACGCGCTGCTCGCCGCCGACAACGAGCCGCCCCGCGTCACCCTGGTCGCGCGGCCCGGCTGGTCCACGCGCGAGGAGCTGCCCGGCACGCCCACGGCGTACTCCCCGTACGGGGTGGTGCTCGACGGCGGCGACCCGGGCGCCGTACCGGCGGTGGCCGAGGGGCGCGCCGGCGTCCAGGACGAGGGCTCCCAGCTGGTCGCGGCCGCGCTCGCGGTCGCGACCGTCGAGGGGTCGGACGCGCGCTGGCTCGACCTCTGCGCCGGCCCCGGCGGCAAGGCCGCGCTGCTCGCGGCGATCGCGGCGGAGCGGGGCGCCTCGCTGGTCGCCACCGAGCGCCAGCCCCACCGCGCCCGGCTGGTACGCCGTGCGGTCGCCGCCGCCGGTGGCGGCACGGTCGCGGTGCTCGCCGCCGACGGCACCACGCCGCCGTTCCGTCCCGCGACCTTCGACCGGGTGCTGGTCGACGCGCCGTGCACCGGGCTCGGCGCGCTGCGCCGGCGCCCCGAGGCCCGCTGGCGGCGCCGCCCCGACGACCTGGTCGACCTGGTCGCCCTGCAGCGGGCGCTGCTCGGCTCCGCGCTCGACCTGGTCCGGCCCGGCGGCGTCGTCCTCTACGCGACCTGCTCCCCGGTGCTCGCCGAGACCTCCGGCGTCGTCACCGCGGTGCTCGACCATCGTCCCGACGTACGTCTCGAGGACGCGACCGCGCTGCTGCCGCAGGTCCCCGACTGCGCCGGCCCGATCCCCGGCACCGTCCAGCTCTGGCCGCACCGCCACGGCACCGACGCGATGTTCCTCGCCCTCCTGCGGCGGGGCTAG
- a CDS encoding SigE family RNA polymerase sigma factor, producing MTSNEGDEFATFVRETATQLHRAALLLTGDQHQAEDLTQSTYAKVFASWRRVSRADNPLAYARTTLLNTFLSHRRLRRSSELPTDLDLGPELTSDPPDPATRLDLLDALATLPPLDRAVVVLRYWEDRSVADTAVDLGLTESVVRTRARRALQRLRPLLLADLTEGKAP from the coding sequence GTGACGAGCAACGAGGGCGACGAGTTCGCGACCTTCGTGCGGGAGACCGCGACCCAGCTGCACCGCGCGGCGCTGCTGCTCACCGGCGACCAGCACCAGGCCGAGGACCTGACCCAGTCGACGTACGCCAAGGTGTTCGCCTCCTGGCGCCGGGTCTCCCGGGCGGACAACCCGCTCGCCTACGCCCGCACCACCCTGCTCAACACGTTCCTGTCGCACCGTCGGCTGCGCCGCAGCAGCGAGCTGCCGACCGACCTGGACCTCGGCCCGGAGCTCACCTCCGACCCGCCCGACCCCGCGACCCGCCTGGACCTCCTGGACGCGCTCGCCACCCTGCCCCCGCTCGACCGGGCTGTCGTGGTGCTGCGCTACTGGGAGGACCGGAGCGTGGCCGACACCGCCGTCGACCTCGGCCTCACCGAGTCCGTGGTCCGCACCCGTGCCCGGCGGGCCCTGCAGCGGCTGCGACCGCTGCTGCTCGCCGACCTCACCGAAGGGAAAGCCCCATGA
- a CDS encoding AAA family ATPase, protein MDLDQPPVVRISVDPGQRPSTRAWPMTVPAVAQLVREGLDLPKGVTFLVGENGSGKSTIVEAVAMAYGLSPEGGSTQGHHSTRSTESPLGSAMTLRRGIGAGRWGFFLRAETMHGWYTFSEQTGGGPAYHEMSHGESFLEVLRTRFDSPGFYCLDEPEAALSFSSTLALIAALGRVVADGGQVLCATHSPVLAAMPGATILEVGDWGLRRTTWDELELVQHWQAYLDSPGRYLRHVLD, encoded by the coding sequence GTGGACCTCGACCAGCCCCCGGTGGTGCGGATCTCCGTCGACCCCGGGCAGCGACCCTCGACCCGCGCGTGGCCGATGACCGTGCCGGCCGTGGCCCAGCTGGTCCGCGAGGGGCTGGACCTGCCGAAGGGCGTCACCTTCCTGGTCGGCGAGAACGGGTCGGGCAAGTCGACGATCGTGGAGGCCGTGGCGATGGCGTACGGGCTCTCGCCGGAGGGCGGCTCGACCCAGGGCCACCACTCCACCCGGTCGACCGAGTCGCCGCTCGGGTCGGCGATGACGCTGCGCCGGGGCATCGGCGCCGGTCGCTGGGGCTTCTTCCTGCGCGCCGAGACGATGCACGGCTGGTACACCTTCAGCGAGCAGACCGGCGGCGGCCCGGCGTACCACGAGATGAGCCACGGCGAGTCGTTCCTGGAGGTGCTGCGCACCCGCTTCGACTCCCCCGGGTTCTACTGCCTCGACGAGCCCGAGGCAGCGTTGTCGTTCTCCTCGACGCTGGCGCTGATCGCCGCCCTGGGTCGGGTCGTGGCCGACGGCGGGCAGGTGCTGTGCGCGACCCACTCGCCCGTGCTGGCCGCCATGCCGGGCGCGACGATCCTGGAGGTCGGCGACTGGGGACTGCGTCGTACGACGTGGGACGAGCTGGAGCTGGTCCAGCACTGGCAGGCCTACCTCGACTCCCCCGGGCGCTACCTCCGCCACGTGCTGGACTGA
- the ligD gene encoding non-homologous end-joining DNA ligase: protein MPTKPPAVEIEVDDRVVRVSNPDRVYFPESGATKLDLVEYYLAVGPGIVNALLERPCMLHRFPKGLAGEKVHQKRVPRGAPPWVETVRLHFPRFDREADELCVTELASVIWAVQMSTVEFHPWNSRRTDTEKPDEWRIDLDPGPLCDFATVQRVAQVAREVLDDLGAVGYPKTSGGSGLHVYVRIPPDHGFQDVRRAALAFAREVERRAPDDVTTAWWRKDRDPHHLFVDYNQNARDHTIAAAYSVRGFPDARVSTPIRWDEVADVDPHDLTIFTVPERYAELGDLHADIDAHPFDIAPLLEWADRDEREGAETPDLPEEE from the coding sequence ATGCCCACCAAGCCGCCGGCGGTCGAGATCGAGGTCGACGACCGGGTGGTGCGGGTGAGCAACCCCGACCGGGTCTATTTTCCCGAGAGCGGCGCGACCAAGCTGGACCTCGTCGAGTACTACCTCGCGGTCGGCCCCGGCATCGTCAACGCCCTCCTCGAGCGGCCCTGCATGCTGCACCGCTTCCCGAAGGGGCTGGCGGGGGAGAAGGTGCACCAGAAGCGGGTGCCCCGGGGCGCGCCGCCCTGGGTGGAGACGGTCCGGCTGCACTTCCCGCGTTTCGACCGCGAGGCCGACGAGCTCTGCGTCACCGAGCTCGCCAGCGTGATCTGGGCGGTGCAGATGTCCACGGTCGAGTTCCACCCCTGGAACAGCCGGCGCACGGACACCGAGAAGCCCGACGAGTGGCGCATCGACCTCGACCCCGGGCCGCTGTGCGACTTCGCGACGGTGCAGCGGGTGGCCCAGGTCGCCCGCGAGGTGCTCGACGACCTCGGCGCGGTCGGCTACCCCAAGACCAGCGGCGGCTCCGGGCTGCACGTCTACGTCCGGATCCCGCCCGACCACGGCTTCCAGGACGTACGGCGGGCCGCGCTCGCCTTCGCCCGCGAGGTGGAGCGCCGTGCGCCCGACGACGTGACGACCGCCTGGTGGCGCAAGGACCGCGACCCCCACCACCTGTTCGTCGACTACAACCAGAACGCGCGCGACCACACCATCGCCGCGGCGTACTCGGTCCGCGGCTTCCCCGACGCCCGGGTCTCGACCCCGATCCGCTGGGACGAGGTCGCCGACGTCGACCCGCACGACCTGACCATCTTCACCGTCCCGGAGCGGTACGCCGAGCTCGGCGACCTGCACGCCGACATCGACGCCCACCCCTTCGACATCGCCCCGCTGCTGGAGTGGGCCGACCGCGACGAGCGCGAGGGCGCGGAGACGCCCGACCTCCCGGAGGAGGAGTAA
- a CDS encoding Fur family transcriptional regulator, giving the protein MTTPDFEDLLRKASLRVTRPRLAVLGAVHDHPHADTDTVIGQVRAGLGAVSHQAVYDVLRVLTDAGLVRRIQPAGATARYEARVGDNHHHVVCRTCGAIEDVDCAVGQSPCLTASDDHGFSLDEAEVVYWGTCPDCSTAPTAANATLEGTR; this is encoded by the coding sequence ATGACCACACCGGACTTCGAGGACCTGCTGCGCAAGGCCTCGCTCCGGGTGACGCGTCCGCGCCTCGCGGTGCTTGGCGCGGTGCACGACCACCCGCACGCCGACACCGACACGGTGATCGGTCAGGTCCGCGCCGGTCTCGGCGCGGTCTCCCACCAGGCGGTGTACGACGTGCTGCGCGTGCTCACCGACGCCGGGCTCGTCCGCCGCATCCAGCCCGCCGGCGCCACCGCCCGGTACGAGGCGCGGGTGGGGGACAACCACCACCACGTCGTGTGCCGCACCTGCGGCGCCATCGAGGACGTCGACTGCGCGGTCGGGCAGTCTCCCTGCCTGACCGCTTCCGACGACCACGGCTTCTCGCTCGACGAGGCCGAGGTCGTCTATTGGGGCACCTGCCCCGACTGCTCCACCGCACCCACGGCTGCGAACGCCACCTTGGAAGGAACCAGATGA